A genomic stretch from Tenrec ecaudatus isolate mTenEca1 chromosome X, mTenEca1.hap1, whole genome shotgun sequence includes:
- the BMP15 gene encoding bone morphogenetic protein 15, protein MVLLSILKAILLWKLVFFMEHRVQMERVGQPSIALLEEGPASPLIQELLEEAPSKQQRKPRFLGHPVRYMLELYQRSADPWGHPRKNRTIGATMVRLVRPLAGVARPLRGSWHVQTLDFPLRSNRVTYKLIKATVVYRHQLHLSHFHFSCVVEPWTQKRLTDHVPSSGGGSSDPSLLNKAWTEMDITKHIQQRTHKGHRLLRLLYMCQLQKGSETLEPQWPGTSSMDTAFLLLYLNDTSKSAQKAVFPQSLEEFMEKESPLLRKSRQADNLASGGPGSSWGYDEPEQNQCSLHTFQVSFRQLGWDHWIIAPHLYTPNYCKGVCPRVLRYGLSSPNHAIIQNLVNELVNQSVPQPSCVPYKYVPMSILLIEPNGSILYKEYADMIAQSCTCR, encoded by the exons ATGGTCCTCCTCAGCATCCTTAAAGCCATTCTTCTTTGGAAACTCGTGTTTTTTATGGAACACAGAGTCCAAATGGAGAGAGTAGGACAGCCTTCTATTGCTCTCCTGGAGGAGGGCCCTGCCTCACCCCTGATTCAGGAGCTGTTAGAAGAAGCCCCAAGCAAGCAGCAGAGGAAGCCACGCTTCCTAGGACATCCCGTGCGGTATATGCTGGAATTATACCAACGTTCAGCTGACCCGTGGGGGCACCCTCGGAAGAACCGCACCATTGGGGctacaatggtgaggctggtgagACCTTTGGCCGGTGTAGCAAGGCCACTCAGAG GCTCCTGGCATGTGCAGACTCTGGATTTTCCTCTACGATCAAACCGCGTGACTTATAAACTAATCAAAGCCACTGTGGTTTACCGCCATCAACTCCACCTATCTCACTTCCACTTCTCCTGTGTTGTGGAGCCGTGGACCCAGAAACGTCTAACAGACCATGTTCCTTCTTCAGGAGGAGGTTCTTCCGATCCTTCCCTTCTTAACAAAGCTTGGACTGAGATGGACATCACAAAGCACATTCAACAGAGGACTCACAAAGGGCACAGGCTCCTACGGCTCCTTTATATGTGTCAGTTGCAAAAAGGTAGTGAGACCCTTGAGCCCCAGTGGCCAGGGACCTCATCCATGGACACTGCCTTCTTGTTACTCTATTTAAATGATACCAGTAAAAGTGCTCAGAAGGCCGTATTCCCCCAAAGTCTAGAGGAGTTTATGGAAAAGGAATCCCCTCTTCTGCGGAAGTCCCGGCAAGCAGACAACCTTGCATCTGGGGGGCCTGGCTCCTCCTGGGGCTATGATGAGCCTGAACAGAACCAGTGTTCCCTCCACACTTTCCAAGTCAGTTTTCGCCAGCTGGGCTGGGACCACTGGATCATTGCACCTCATCTCTATACCCCAAACTACTGTAAGGGAGTCTGCCCTCGGGTCCTACGCTATGGTCTCAGTTCCCCCAATCATGCCATCATCCAGAACCTTGTCAATGAACTGGTGAACCAGAGTGTCCCTCAGCCTTCCTGTGTCCCCTATAAGTATGTTCCCATGAGCATCCTTCTGATTGAGCCGAATGGGAGTATCTTGTACAAGGAGTATGCGGATAtgattgcccagtcctgcacatgCAGGTGA